TACGTATTCAACAGTATCCTTCAGCTGGCGGAGCCACTTATCTCCCGGGATATCTCTCCTAACTCCTCCAGGAATTGTGTAAATGTGATAGACTCTCGCTCCAGTTAACTCTTCGAAGAGTGCCATAAACCTCTCTCTGTATGCTGCAGCCCATTGACCCGCAGTGTAGACACCAAGTTTAAACGCCATTCCCATTGTCCAGAAGAGATAAGCAGAGACCCTTGCCATTTCCAGTACAACTGTTCTTATCCACTGTGCCCTTTCGGGAACTTCCCATCCCATTATTTCCTCAACTGCCATGGAATATATCATCTCTGGGACATCTGGTTCAGGAACACAGATTCTCAAGAGTAAGGCAATGTTTGTGTACCATGGTCTGAGCTCGGCAAGCTTTTCAAAGCCTCTATGCAAAAAGCCAGGATTTGCTATTGCCTTAACAACTCTGTGACCATCCATTTTTAGGATTATGCTGAAGTTTTCGGTTGCCATGTGCTGGGGACCAAAGAATAACTCATAAGTATCTTTATCCAGAGGCAACAGATCCATACCGTTTTCTCTCGCTTCTTTAATCAATTCACTTTGTGAAACCATTCCTCCCACCTCAAATCACATAATTGTCTTTGTTTTCATCAAACCTGTCAAGGATTTTGTACTTCTTTTTGACATAGCTCAGCATGTCAAAGTCTTTTCTAAGTGGATAGGTTCCGCGTTCAGTATCGTCAAGTATCCAAGGCATTTCCATCTTTTCATTTCCCTCAAAGTAGACCCCAAAGAATTCATGTGCATCTCTCTCATACGTTTCAGCGGCTGGATAAATGTCCTTGACGGTTGGCATTCTTGCCTTCTCAAGATCCCTTGGAATCCTTGTTCTGACCATTGCATGAATTCTGTGGGTAACACTCCATATCTGGTATATAATCTCAATCTCTCCCTCTTTGATCCAATCGACCGGTGTTATCTGGAGCATGAGTTCAAACCCACTCTCTTTCATTAGGGTCAAAAAATTTCTTATCCTATCTGCTGGAACTTTAAATTCAATCCTCCTCTCCCTTCTGACTTTTCCTTCGGCATATGGAGCTTTTTTAAGTATCCTCTCAACAATTTCCTGCTCCTTCATGGTCATTCCTCCCTCCTCTTGTCCATCAGCCATGGTATCCATTTTCTCGCCTCTTTCTCACGCCACCCTTCCCCAAACAGCTCATCCTGGTTCTTTTTGTAGTATTCATAGTTCTCCTTGTATCTTTTCCATCCATCTGCAGTTCCGTTCTCTATCATCTCCATGATCTTTTTGATCCCATCCATTACTGCCTCTGGCCTTGGCATGCAACCGGCTATGTAAACATCCACTGGAATGTACTTATCAAGATGCTTGATTGCATTGTATGCATCCCAGTAGATACCTCCATTCAACGGACATGAACCGTGAGCCATCACGTATTTCGGATCAGGCTGCATTTCATAGGTAATTATTATTCTCTTCAGCGTCTTTGGAGTCACATATCCAGTAATAAGGAACAGATCTGCCATTCTTGGGGCTGGATTTGGCATCATACCGAATCTTTCGAGGTCATATCTTGATGTCATTAAAGGCGGCATCTCTATTCCACCGCATCCTGTACAGAATGCCACAATCCACAAACTTCTCTTTCTCGCGAATTCAAAGAGAGGTTCAAATAAACGCCAGTCTACCATCTTCATCACCTCACAGAGCTGCTAATACGGCACCAGCTGCCGCTATTATGGTTGGCCACTTCCAGTAGAATCTTGCAGCTTGGTCGATTGTAAATCTTGGGAATATTGCCCCAATGAATATGGCAATCATCAGCACTGCAATTTGCTTAATCAAAAGCACTGCTAAGCTCGCTATGGTGTTGAGGATTGGGCTTGCAAATGCCGTGATGACTGCACCTCCAAGGAATATATTTGAGAAGAACAATGTTTCAGCGAAGAGTGCTATAGCATGCTGTATCTGAAGGATCCCCATGTGCTTGCCACCAAATTCAACCATTGGACCCAATGAGATTTCACCCGGAGCAATCATGATGTCAAATGGCTCCTTACCAAACATTGCCTGCAGAACGATGTCATAGGCTATCGCTGCCAAGAGCAGGGGCAGATGGGTTATGCTCCATCCCATGCTCTGCTGAGCCATCACTATCTGGTAAGTGCTGAATGTTCCGTAGAATTCTGCCAAGGCTACTATTGCAAAACCCAATGGTACTTGAATAGCCAGCAGTGTGAGTAAAGCTCTCTGGGCACCCAGGCCAGCCCAAGGGTTACCGGAGCTCATGGCGGCAAACATTATGCCAAGCATTGGGATTTCAAGGAGGAATGTGATGAGGATTAAGTCCCCATATGCCCTGAGGATGCTTATGCTTCCAAGGGGTATGAACATCAGGGCGAGTATTGTTGCCCCTAATGCATAGATGATTCCAAAGTCGTAGATGAGTCCGTGTGTTATGTTGCTCTTCTTCGAAAGGAGCTTTATTGTATCGAGTATTGGCTGATAAATTGGCGGTCCAACTCTTCTGTGAATTCTTGCAGTGACAATCCTAATTATTCCCATGAACATGAAACCCACAAAAGTTGCATAAAGCAGGATCAAAAATGCCTTCAAGACTGTTTCGAGCATCTTTCACACCCCCCATAATGCAAGGATTAACAGAATTATCGCCAGATACCAAGCGTAGGCTTGAACATTCCCATTGTACACATAGTGCCTTAGTGTTTCTGCCAAGTCTTCAACCCAGTTTCCAATGTCCTGATAAAGCCTGTCAAAACTCATTCTAAGCCAGAATGCCAGGGTTTCCTTCAATGGAAGGAAGAAGTTCCTTCTAATTGTTAAATTGTACTCCATTGTTACGGGGTTACCTGCCTGGTAGGTGTCTGTAACCGGGACTTTCCTCACCTTTGCTCCGAGGAAGTAGATTATTGCAGCAATCACTATGCCAACTACAAGCCATATTGTAATGAACAGACCATTGTATCTACCAAAGCCGAGGTTAAGTTCGTATATAGTTCCCCCAATGACCTCCTTGCCAAATATTTTGTTGAGCTCTTTAGCGACTAAGCCCGGTGCAATTCCAAAGACAACATTGAGCAATGCAAGAATTCCCATAGCTATTGCAAGCGGAAGCGGAGCATCCTTCGTGTCATCCAACTCTGTGGGTCTCTGACCGAACCACACCGCATAGGTGAACCTGATTAGGTAAACGAAACCTATTGCACTACCGAAGAAGATCATACCACCAAGGATTGGCATGTTCTCGTGAATTACTGCTTCAAAGAGCAGCCACTTGCTTGCAAATCCAACGAGTGGGGGAATTCCAGCTAAGCTGAGGATTGCAACGAATGCCATTGCAAAGGTTATCGGCATCTTTTCAGCTAAACCGCCCATGTCTTTGAACTGTGTCTTGCCGGTTCTCAGCACTATCGTTGCCACTATGAGGAAGAAGAGCCCCTTGAAGAGTGCGTGACTTATTGCGTGATAGATTGCAGCTTCAATGCTCAGTGCTGTTCCAACTCCTATACCTACAAGGATGTAGCCTATCTGACTTATGCTTGAATAAGCGAAGAGCTTTCTAATGTCTTCCTGCAGAGCAGCTAAAAGACCGCCGACTATTATGGTGAGACCCCCGAGAAAGGCTATTATGTAGCCGAACTTTGGAGCTGCACCAATTCTTCCAAATTGATAAACAAGCCTTGTTCCAAGGAGAATGTATATTACAAGCATTCCATAAACTCCAGCTTTGCTTAAAACACCGCTGAACATTGCCGTATAGCTCTGGTTGGTTTCGCTGTATGCATCCGGTGCCCATACATGAAGCGGGAACATTCCAGCCTTGACACCAAATGCTACAAGGAACAGCCCAAAGACCAGCAGCATATCATTTCTGCTGAAGAGGGTATCAGCTCCAAAAGCTCCCTTCATGGCGTCTTGATAAAACGCCTGTTGAATTGTCGCGAAGTCTAAAGCGCCAACCTTTGCATAGATAATGCCTATTGCTATGAGCATGGCGTAGGCTCCAAAGACGCTAAGCAGGAAGTATTTAAGAGATGCCTTTCTGTTGTACTTGAGCACCATCATAAATGATCCAAATGTCATTATTTCCCAGAAGATGAAAAAGCTCGCCAGATCATCAGCAAGGAATACTCCATAGACACCTGTTAGGCTCATCAAAGCAAACAGCCACTCGTAGCTGTCCCTTGCTGTGGATACCATCCCCAGCACTGCGGCAAAGCCTACAACTCCAGCAATCATTGCAAATATCCAGTTGATTTGGTAAAGGAGAAACTCAAACTTGAATCCCGCGAGGAGTACTGAATACTGGATGCTCGATTGGGTTCCTAAGGTCTGATATGCCTGGATGAGATATGCCAAGGGGAGTGTAGCACCAATGACTCCCAAGCCTTCTCTGACTCCCTTGATGTCAAGCAACCACGCCAGAACGCCAGCCAACAATGGTGCGAAAATTATTATCATGAGCTCGTTGATCATGGGCTCACCCCCTGCAGAAGGGGAACATTTTTGACATATTGAGCCACGTTATAAAGATCAGCCGATGCCTTCTGAACAATTCCCCATACGAAATCTGGATAAACTCCTATGACAACTATTAGAGCAACTAACAGGAGCATTATGATGCCCAACGTCAAGTCCTCCTCAACTTTTTCTCCCTTCCCTTCTTCAAACCACATTAAGTGGAGCAATCTAAAGTAATAAACCGCCTCAACCAGACTTGCACCAAGAATTAATGCCACTATGCCAGTCTTCCCCACTTGAAGTGCTGCGAGTAAGAGCTTGAACTTGCTCCAGAATATGTTGAACAATGGAATTCCCACAATGCTTATTGCTCCAACTGTGATGGTAAAAGCAGTTAGCGGCATTCTCTTCCCCAAACCTCGGAAGTTTTCTATTTGTGGGCTTCCAAATTTTACTGCAACATAGCCAACAGCCAAGAACATCAATGTTTTGACTATTGCATGGTTGAGCATATGGAACACAGCGGCATCAACGGCTTGAGGTGTTGCAACTCCAAAGCCCACTGCTATGAGACCAATCTGAGCTATACTCGAGTAGGCAAGCATTCTCTTAACGTTTGTTTGCCTCAGTGCAGAAAGCTCACCGATAATGACTGTAAGGGTACCGAGTATTAGGAGCAGATTGAGTATTCCCATAAATGCCTGAGTATCCTTAAAGAGATAGACAATCCTGATCATTGCATATATGCCGGCTTTAACGACAAAGGCTGAAAACATTACTGTTACTGGATGAGGGGATGCCTGATAAGCATCTGGTGCCCAAGCGTTAAGCGGAAATAGTTCGGCTTCAACTGCCAATCCAAAGACAAGCAAAGTCAATGCTGCCTGAGCCACTGTGGGATTGATCTTTGAAGCGAGCATGGCAATTTGCGCTAAGTTTAATGTACCTAAGCTTCCGTAGAGCAATGCTATACCAACCAAGAAGAAGCTTGAACCAATACCACCCAGAACTATATACTTCATTGCAGCTTCGCTGGCTTCTCCAGTCTTGTTGTAGCCCGTCAGGGCGTAAGCGCTGATGGCTGTGATCTCCATGAATACGAAGAGGTTGAATATATCCCCTGTTGCGATCATTCCAGTAGCACCAAGCATCAAGAGAAGGAACAGCATCGCATATTTGTCAATTGGTTCAACATCAATCGCTTTAATGCTGAATACTGTCATGAAAAAGCTTACTATTGCGATAATTAGGATAAACAGTGCTGCAAAGTGTCCAATATAGAGGTTTATTCCAACGGGTGGCTTAAATCCACCAGCAATGACTATTATTGGATTTCCACTTGTGTAAACCTCCTTGAAGACCCAAGCCGCTATCCCTGTCTGGATTAGAGTTACTAAACTCAGGTAATACAAGATGACTTTTTTGCCTGCCCTCTTAATAAGTGGAACGAGGAATGCACTGAAGAGAGGTAAAGCTATGAGGAGTGAAGCGTACTGCATCATCCTCTCAACCCCCTAATCTTTTCGATATCCAAAGTCTTGTACTTCTCGTAGAGGTTTATAGCAACGGTTAAAGCTAAAGCCGTGGTTGCGACTCCAATAACAATTGCCGTGAGAACAAGTGCTTGTGGTATTGGATCGACTGTCGTTTGAGGTGTTGCCCCTTCCGTTAGAATAGGTGCAGTTCTACCGCTTACATATCCAACGCTTATTAGGAGCAAGTTCACACCAGTCTCCATTATGCTGAGTCCTACGAGGATTTTAAGCAGATTCCTCTTTGTCAAGACAGCGTAAAGCCCAATCAAAATGAGTGAGATTGCTCCAAAGTAATAGGCACTGATCATTGCCCTCCCTCCTTGGGCTCTTTAACCATGTTGTCAACGATTCCAGTAAGCTCAGTTCCAACCTTGAGACCAATCAGCGTGTAGATTATCGGTATGAAGCCAGCACTGAAGAGCCTCCCTATGTTGGCATGACCGAGTTGCCATGTTTGCCATATCCAGTCAAAGAGGAAGTATCCACCAATTATCAAGCCAATAAGACCAACTGCAACGTATCCCATTCCAGCCAAACCTTCGAGAGGCTCAAAGACGTTGTGCGGAATTTCATACTCCCTAAACGCTAAGTAGAGCATTAAAAATGCAGTTGCAATTGTTGCTCCACCTGGAAATCCCCCTCCTGGTGTTAAGTGACCATGTATGAAGATGTAAGCACCGAAGAGCATTATGAATGGCAACAACAATTTTGAACCAGTCTGGAGAACAACACTACCTTCGCTCTTGGCTGTTCTCTCTCTTTTCTTCCTCCAGAGCAGAGCAGCAACACCCGTGGCTGCTATGAACAGAACAGTGACCTCACCAAGTGTATCGAGACCTCTGTAGTTAACAACGACAGCTGTAACGGCATTTACAGCACCAGTCTGTTCCTTTACATTCTCAAGGTAATACTTTCCAACGAGCATCTTATCAGCACCAAAGGGAACCTGAGCAAGTGCATTTGCAAGCCAGTATCCAGTAATTAGTATAAGGATGATTGCCAGTACCCTCTTCACCATCTAACCCACCACCCTGTTCCTTCTTCCTCGCTCTCATACCTCTCGGTCCTCTTTATTGCGAAGATAAACACAGCAGCGCTCATTGCCGCACCTATGGCGGCTTCAACCATTGCAACATCTGGAGCTTGGAGCAGGAAGAAAGCGATTGAAGCAAATAAGCTCACTGCAGCCATTCCAACCACTGCTGCCAATAAATCCCTCCACTCTACTGCGAAAATTGCTGAAACTATCATGAGGATGACAATTAGATACTCAATACATTGAACACAATTAATCATTGCTCCCCCTCCTTTGTCTCATCAGAAACCTCCTTTCCCTTTTTCAGATATTCCCCGTACTTATCAACAACGCTGCCTTCCCACAGGGGAATTCCGCTCTTATATGCCGCTCTGATCAATGCATGGGCACTTATCGGGTTAGTTAACAGCAGAAACACTGCAATCACGAGGGTTTTTGGGAGCCACGCATAGGAACCAACATATCCAATTGCCCAAATGCCAACTCCAATGATGACGCCAAGTGAACCAAGTGTAGCACTCTTAGTTGCAGTCTGCATTCTGTTGTAAACATCAGGCATTCTGATAAGACCAAGGGATGACAGGAAGTAGAATACCGTTCCAAAGAGAACTAAAAATTCCCCAACAATTTCCGCGATCATACCCCTCCCTCCAAGTATCTTGCGAATGCTATGACACCTAAAAACGCTAAAACTGCATAGACCAGTGCGACATCAAGGAATATTGCTCTCCTGTAGTAAAGTGCAAACAGAACCATTAGTCCGGTCGTTATTGTGGTCATGATATCAACAGCAACCAGTCTGTCAACTGTCGTCGGTCCTCTAAAAAATCTGTACATACTGAGTAGCGTCGCTACTACTATAACCGCAAGATAAACGTTAATTCCTATCATTCGAAGATCACCTTTAAGAATTTTTCAAATGGTTTTGTGATATTCTCAGATGCCCCTTCAACAGTGGCATCTTTAACATCGATCCAGTGAATGAAGTAGCGATCCCCTTTTACGTCCAAGGTTATCGTACCTGGGGTTAAGGTTATCGAGTTAGCCAGGGTGAGCTTGCCAACGTTGTTCTTTAGAACTGTTTTGCATTCGACAATTCCCGGATTTATTGGTCTCTTTGGATGCAGCACTCTGTAGGCAACATCCAGATTTGCCATTATCATTGCCCAAAGAAAATAGGGCACATATGCTGCAGCATATACAATCCTCTTAGGGTGAAGATTTGCAAGACCCTTCTCCGTGAATACTTCGTAAGTTAATGCTGCCACAATTAGGGAAAACAGTGCACCTATTATCAATTCTTGCGGATCAAGGCTGCTTGTCAGGAAAAGCCAAATCACAAAAAGCACAATCACGGTGTATAGGTAACGGCTTATTCTGCTTGCCTCTTCCATTACCAACCCTCCAGGAGTTTAAACTTGAAAGTTTTTACATCCTTAACTTTTGGTTCAAAATTGATATTTATAAACTTTATCAAACAAACTTTTAGTTTCAAACAGAAAGTTAAAAATGGAGGTAGCAAAAATGTCCTTTGGTGTAATAGAGGAGCCTTCAAAGTGCACAGCATGCCATCAATGCTTAGAGACATTTTTAAGTTGCAGGGACAACATGGCAAAGTTACACCGCCCAGCATAACATAAAAAGTTAAGCAGAAAAAGCTTGAAATTAGTATATTGAAATCCTCTTGACACCTTCAAGTTTTGAAAGCTCGTTAATAAGGTCTCCTGGAATTGGCTTCTCTGTGATTATAGTTAAGGTAGCTTCTGGATAAAGTTCTGGATCTTCGGCCACAACTTGAATAATGTTTATTCCCCTCTCTGCGATTTTGCCTGCTATTTTTGCCAGAATTCCTATAGCCCTGGGTTCTGGCTCAATTTCAATAACTCCGTAACCCACATGCCTGCCGACGAATTTCATGTGAACTGTTGGCTCCAAGTTTGTGTAAATTTCTCTAAGCTCTGGTATCTTGAGGATCATTGCTACAGTTTCCTTAACTACCCTTCTGTCAACGTCAAGAGCTTTTGCTATCTTTGTATATGGTACTTCAATATTGCCGCATTTGATTTTCATGTCGTCTGAGACCTTAAGTCCGTATTTCAAAAGTGTCTTTGCTATTTGCTTTCTAACAGGATATTCATCAAAGTAATGCTCAATCTTTCCCCACATAGGTACCACCTTGGGCAATCCAGTTCAGCATTATACTTTAAGCGACAATAATATTAAAATGTTTCCATGTCCACATTTATCGCTGAGAATGTACGAATTAGACATTTAAAGTTTACTCAAGATTTTTAAATCATCATTTATGAATGGCAAACATGATCAAAATTAAGCCTCCCCACTCATATTTTGAAGATTTGGGAGAAAGCGTGAGATTAGTCTGGAGAAACACTCTTTATGCAGATTTTGAGAAAAAGATACTTGCAAAGGCTATAAAAAAGAAATACAGGGTTAGACCAGAAATTACAGCCGAGAAGGGCTATCTCATTATTGATAACATTGATGACCCAGACGCTGAAAAATTTGTTGAATTTTTTATCTCAAACAATCTTGGGGCATTTCTCAAAAGCCGATATACACGAAGAGAGGTAATTTATATTCATGAAGGAATGAATGTCCCATTGTTAGGGTATAATGCATTTGGGCTGATAGACAGGGGGACAAACCTTATCCAAGTAAGGGGCTCGAGTGGATGCAATCTGTCGTGCATTTTCTGCTCGGTTGATGAGGGTCCCTACTCCAGAACCAGAAGAATCGATTATGTTGTTGATATTGACTACCTCATGAAGTGGTTTGATGAAGTTGCAAGGTTTAAGGGCAAAGGCCTTGAAGCACACTTAGATGGACAAGGTGAACCTTTGCTCTATCCATTCATAGTTGAGCTTGTGCAGGCATTGAAGGAGCACCCAAATGTTGATGTCGTATCAATGCAGAGCAATGGTGTTCTTTTGAATGACAGGTTAGTTGAGGAGTTAGCTGAGGCTGGATTGGACAGGATAAATCTTTCGGTGCACTCCCTTGATCCTGAAAAGGCAAAGATGCTCATGGGGATGAAAAATTACGATCTGGATCATGTTTTGGAGATGGCAGAGGCACTGGTAAATGCAGGGATCGATGTCCTCCTTGCTCCAGTGATTATCTTTGGAGTGAATGACAACGAAGCCGAGGCATTCATAGAGTTTGCGAGAAAGATTGGGGCTGGAAAGAGATGGCCTGCGTTGGGTTTTCAAAATTACATGCCCTATAAGTTTGGCAGAAATCCAGCAATAGCCAGGCTTGTGCCGTTTAAGAAGTTTTATGAATGGTTAAGGGAGCTTGAAAAAAAGACTGGAATGAAGCCCCTTGTCCTGAGACCAGAGCACTTTGGAATGCATAGGAGGAAATTTATTCCTTTGGCATTCAGGACGGGAGAAGTGGTAAAAGCTGAGGTGATCTTACCAGGGAGAATTGAAGGCGAAATGCTTGCAGTTGCAAGGAACAGGCTGATTGAGGTAATAAACACCAATGCCAGAGTTGGAGACAAGATAAGGGTTAAGATCGTGAGGACAAGACACGGGATTTATGTAGGGACGCCAGTTAAATAAACCTCGAGCTTCTAACTTTCAGCTCTCCTCTTTCATAAAGCTCAAGCAAAATCTTCACAATTCTTTCTCCTGCTTTTCCATCTCCAAAGGGATTCTCTGCAGATGCCATTTTTTCGTAGAAGCCCTTATCATTCAAAAGCTTGTTAACATAATACAGTGCCCTATCCTTCTCAAGACCAACCAAAATATTGCCACCAGCTTTAACTGTCTCGGGTCTCTCTGTATTATAGCGCAAAGTTAAGCAGGGCACATTTAGGATTATGCTTTCCTCCTGTACTCCGCCAGAATCTGTCATTACAATCTTGGCATTCTTCTGCAACTTTAGAAAGTCAAGATACCCTAAAGGTTGGGTAATTATGAGATTTTCAATTTTCTTAACTCTCTTCCACAGCCCAAACTCTCTAAGCCTGTTTCTTGTTCTCGGATGCATTGGGTAAACTGCTTTTATTGGAAGAGCTTCAAGGATTTCAACCAATTTTTTGAGATTTTCTTTGTTATCAGTGTTCTCCGCCCTGTGAGCCGTAATGAGGATATACTCTTTTGGTGTAAGATTAAATCTATCAATAACATCACTCTTTCGCTCAGCTATCTCTGAATTCTGGAGAACTGCGTCAACTATTGTGTTTCCAACAACATAAACGCCTTCTCTAATACCCTCATTCTCCAAATTTTTCTTAGCCTCTTCCGTTGGAGCGAAGAGAACTTCACTTGCATGATCAGCTAGAATTCTGTTTATTTCTTCAGGCATTGTTCTGTCAAAGCTCCTCAGTCCAGCTTCAACATGAGCTACAGGGATTTTCAATTTAACGCTGGCTAAAGCTCCAGCCAAAACCGTGTTCGTATCTCCCTGAACGAGTGTAACATCTGGCTTCTCTTTCATCAAAACCTTCTCGATTTTAATCATGGCAATTCCTGTTTGCTCCGCCTGGGTTCCAGAGCCGACTTCAAGATGATAATCAATGCTGTTAAGCTCAAGCTCCTCTAAGAAAATGCGGCTCATCTCGTAGTCGTAATGCTGTCCCGTATGAATCAGGAGGGGCTTAACCCCTCTTTTCTCGAATTCTCTAATAACTGGAGCAAGCTTTATGATCTCGGGACGCGTTCCGAAGACAAATGCTGGCTTCAATACTCGCCCCTCCCAATGCCCTTAAATATGAAGCCCTTGGGAGGCTCGTCAATTACGTGTCTGCCGTCCACTATAATTTTATTTCTCATCAGCTTTCCCAGCTCCTCCCAATTGAGTTTTTTAAACTGTGAATGATCAGTTGCAATTACAATTGCATCAGAATCTTTTACTGCCTCCTCCAAGGTTTTGTGCGTCCCGTTAACATATGGATCATAAGAGCGAACCTCTTTGACATCATCTTGGATAGCTTCAATAAACACATATGCGGGTGAATTCCTCGTGTCATCAGAGTTTCCTTTGTATGCCAAACCAAGGACTGTTACAACAGCTTCCTCTGGAGGCAAGTTTATCGTTTTGAATGCTTCAAACAGCAAATCTTTTGCCATCAAAGGCATGTCTTCATTGATTTCTCTCGCTTTCTTAATCAGTCCAAAGTCCTCTTTTGCTGAACTAAGCAGTAAATATGGATCTTTCGGCAAACAGTGTCCGCCAACGCCTATCCCAGGAATGTGTATTTTAACCCTTGGATGGGTGTTCGCCAGCTCAATAGCTTCAAATATGTTAATCCCATACTGGTGAGCCAAAAATGCGAATTCATTTGCAAGTGCAATGTTCACATCCCTAAATGTATTCTCCATGAGCTTTACCATTTCACTTGTGGTTGGATCTGTTTTAAAAATCTGTCCTTTAACAAAGGTTCGATATAAAATTTCAGCCAAATCAGCGCTTTCTCTGGTTATTCCCCCGAGAATTCTTGAGTTGTATACAAGTTCCTTGAAGATCCTTCCCGGCATTACCCTTTCCGGGGCATGAACCATGTAAAAGTCCTCTCCAGCTTTAAGTCCGGTAAGGGTCTCAATTAATCTTGCCATTCTCACAGTTGTCAGGGGAGGGACGGTGCTCTCAATTATCACCATGGAGCCTTTTTTCATAGCTCTTGCTACTGTTTTTACAGCACTTTCAAGATACTCTAAATTAGGCGTTTTGTCTTCTCTGAGTGGGGTTTGAACACAGATTATATAGACGTCTTTATTTTTTATATCCTCAGGGTTTGAAGTTGCCCTGAGTTTCCCACTCTTAATTGCCTCCTGAAGAAGCCTATTTATTTCAGGCTCCACTATATGTGCAGTTCCGGAATTAAGCTTCTTTACTACCTCTTCTCTTATTTCATACCCCGTTACATTAAATCCAGAATTTGCGAACATTATGGCAGTAGGGAGACCTATGTATCCCAAACCAATAACAGCGATTTCCACGTTCCTGTTCTGTATCCTCTCCCTCATCTTCTTCCCCCTCAGAATAAGGAGCAAAGAAGTAAATTTAAGGCTTTTCCAAGTAACGATTTCAGATATCAATATGATGCGGTTGATACAAAATTTTAATTTCAACAGCAACATCAGATTTCTCCTGCTGCATTTTCCGAATATATCCCTCTATACCTGCGAAATCATCCCTTGAAAACGTAATAAACATTAAAACATTGAAATCAACGATAAGAAATCTTAAAAAAGAAGCCTTCA
Above is a genomic segment from Thermococcus sp. SY098 containing:
- a CDS encoding Na(+)/H(+) antiporter subunit B yields the protein MVKRVLAIILILITGYWLANALAQVPFGADKMLVGKYYLENVKEQTGAVNAVTAVVVNYRGLDTLGEVTVLFIAATGVAALLWRKKRERTAKSEGSVVLQTGSKLLLPFIMLFGAYIFIHGHLTPGGGFPGGATIATAFLMLYLAFREYEIPHNVFEPLEGLAGMGYVAVGLIGLIIGGYFLFDWIWQTWQLGHANIGRLFSAGFIPIIYTLIGLKVGTELTGIVDNMVKEPKEGGQ
- a CDS encoding DUF4040 domain-containing protein yields the protein MNCVQCIEYLIVILMIVSAIFAVEWRDLLAAVVGMAAVSLFASIAFFLLQAPDVAMVEAAIGAAMSAAVFIFAIKRTERYESEEEGTGWWVRW
- the mnhG gene encoding monovalent cation/H(+) antiporter subunit G; the encoded protein is MIAEIVGEFLVLFGTVFYFLSSLGLIRMPDVYNRMQTATKSATLGSLGVIIGVGIWAIGYVGSYAWLPKTLVIAVFLLLTNPISAHALIRAAYKSGIPLWEGSVVDKYGEYLKKGKEVSDETKEGEQ
- a CDS encoding monovalent cation/H+ antiporter complex subunit F; this encodes MIGINVYLAVIVVATLLSMYRFFRGPTTVDRLVAVDIMTTITTGLMVLFALYYRRAIFLDVALVYAVLAFLGVIAFARYLEGGV
- a CDS encoding Na+/H+ antiporter subunit E — translated: MEEASRISRYLYTVIVLFVIWLFLTSSLDPQELIIGALFSLIVAALTYEVFTEKGLANLHPKRIVYAAAYVPYFLWAMIMANLDVAYRVLHPKRPINPGIVECKTVLKNNVGKLTLANSITLTPGTITLDVKGDRYFIHWIDVKDATVEGASENITKPFEKFLKVIFE
- a CDS encoding ACT domain-containing protein — encoded protein: MWGKIEHYFDEYPVRKQIAKTLLKYGLKVSDDMKIKCGNIEVPYTKIAKALDVDRRVVKETVAMILKIPELREIYTNLEPTVHMKFVGRHVGYGVIEIEPEPRAIGILAKIAGKIAERGINIIQVVAEDPELYPEATLTIITEKPIPGDLINELSKLEGVKRISIY
- a CDS encoding radical SAM protein, whose protein sequence is MIKIKPPHSYFEDLGESVRLVWRNTLYADFEKKILAKAIKKKYRVRPEITAEKGYLIIDNIDDPDAEKFVEFFISNNLGAFLKSRYTRREVIYIHEGMNVPLLGYNAFGLIDRGTNLIQVRGSSGCNLSCIFCSVDEGPYSRTRRIDYVVDIDYLMKWFDEVARFKGKGLEAHLDGQGEPLLYPFIVELVQALKEHPNVDVVSMQSNGVLLNDRLVEELAEAGLDRINLSVHSLDPEKAKMLMGMKNYDLDHVLEMAEALVNAGIDVLLAPVIIFGVNDNEAEAFIEFARKIGAGKRWPALGFQNYMPYKFGRNPAIARLVPFKKFYEWLRELEKKTGMKPLVLRPEHFGMHRRKFIPLAFRTGEVVKAEVILPGRIEGEMLAVARNRLIEVINTNARVGDKIRVKIVRTRHGIYVGTPVK
- the wecB gene encoding non-hydrolyzing UDP-N-acetylglucosamine 2-epimerase, with the protein product MKPAFVFGTRPEIIKLAPVIREFEKRGVKPLLIHTGQHYDYEMSRIFLEELELNSIDYHLEVGSGTQAEQTGIAMIKIEKVLMKEKPDVTLVQGDTNTVLAGALASVKLKIPVAHVEAGLRSFDRTMPEEINRILADHASEVLFAPTEEAKKNLENEGIREGVYVVGNTIVDAVLQNSEIAERKSDVIDRFNLTPKEYILITAHRAENTDNKENLKKLVEILEALPIKAVYPMHPRTRNRLREFGLWKRVKKIENLIITQPLGYLDFLKLQKNAKIVMTDSGGVQEESIILNVPCLTLRYNTERPETVKAGGNILVGLEKDRALYYVNKLLNDKGFYEKMASAENPFGDGKAGERIVKILLELYERGELKVRSSRFI
- a CDS encoding UDP-N-acetyl-D-mannosamine dehydrogenase, whose amino-acid sequence is MRERIQNRNVEIAVIGLGYIGLPTAIMFANSGFNVTGYEIREEVVKKLNSGTAHIVEPEINRLLQEAIKSGKLRATSNPEDIKNKDVYIICVQTPLREDKTPNLEYLESAVKTVARAMKKGSMVIIESTVPPLTTVRMARLIETLTGLKAGEDFYMVHAPERVMPGRIFKELVYNSRILGGITRESADLAEILYRTFVKGQIFKTDPTTSEMVKLMENTFRDVNIALANEFAFLAHQYGINIFEAIELANTHPRVKIHIPGIGVGGHCLPKDPYLLLSSAKEDFGLIKKAREINEDMPLMAKDLLFEAFKTINLPPEEAVVTVLGLAYKGNSDDTRNSPAYVFIEAIQDDVKEVRSYDPYVNGTHKTLEEAVKDSDAIVIATDHSQFKKLNWEELGKLMRNKIIVDGRHVIDEPPKGFIFKGIGRGEY